Proteins encoded within one genomic window of Triticum aestivum cultivar Chinese Spring chromosome 2D, IWGSC CS RefSeq v2.1, whole genome shotgun sequence:
- the LOC123055502 gene encoding fatty acid amide hydrolase: MAIFSYGGRQGPVDRVEEALSCLAPYDPSGRFTSADEKNPFLYWKIRDFAYAYRFGITTPLAVAELIIAGVEEWNNKKPPMPMLIHFNANDLRKQADASTKRFEQGSPISVLDGIFSAVKDDIDCLPYPSKSATTFFDEIRPVEKDVVCVSRLQKCGVIFIGKANMHELGLGVTGNDTNYGTVRNPHSIDRYTGGSSSGPAALVSSGLCSGAIGTDGGGSVRIPSSLCGIVGLKTTFGRTDMTGVVCDAGTVEVASPLTSSVEDSVLLYSALAGSRPMDKLTLRPSPLCVPNLVSSENSKILQSVKVGKYTEWFHDVPDNEVSNTCEDALNLLCSTFGCQIEEIILPELEEMRTAHLVSIGSEAFSDMNAHYQAGKRTEMTLDTRASLALFKSFTSADYVASQCLRRRIMYYHMEAFKKVDVIATPTTGMTAPKIPPSALKGESDYVVSAKLMQFIFAGNLLGLPAISVPVGHDKQGLPIGLQLIGRPWGEASLLRVALAVEELCLKRRNRPSTFYDILKT, from the exons atggctattttctcttatgGGGGAAGACAGGGACCTGTAGACAGAGTTGAGGAAGCACTGAGTTGCCTCGCCCCGTATGACCCGTCGGGGCGTTTCACATCGGCCGACGAGAAAAATCCCTTCCTCTACTGGAAGATCCGTGACTTTGCGTATGCGTACCGGTTTGGGATCACGACGCCGTTAGCT GTTGCAGAGCTTATCATAGCGGGCGTGGAGGAGTGGAACAATAAGAAGCCTCCAATGCCAATGCTGATCCATTTTAACGCCAACGACCTGAGGAAGCAAGCCGATGCTTCTACAAAGAGATTTGAGCAAG GAAGTCCAATTTCCGTTCTGGACGGGATCTTTTCCGCCGTTAAGGATGACATTGACTGCCTCCCATATCCATCAAAGA GTGCCACCACATTTTTTGACGAAATCCGCCCTGTGGAGAAAGACGTTGTCTGTGTTTCTCGTTTACAGAAATGTGGAGTGATCTTTATTGGGAAAGCAAATATGCACGAGCTAGGCCTTGGGGTCACTGGAAACGATACAAACTATGG GACAGTAAGAAATCCACATTCAATCGATAGATATACTGGTGGTTCTTCATCTGGTCCAGCTGCACTTGTCTCATCAGGGTTATGCTCAGGAGCGATTGGAACAGACGGCGGAG GCTCAGTTCGAATACCATCCTCCCTATGTGGCATTGTTGGTTTGAAGACAACATTCGGGCGCACAGATATGACTGG GGTCGTTTGTGATGCTGGGACAGTTGAAGTTGCTTCACCTCTTACATCATCAGTGGAGGATTCTGTGCTATT GTATTCTGCACTAGCAGGCTCTAGACCTATGGACAAACTTACTCTGAGACCT TCCCCGCTGTGTGTTCCTAACTTGGTGTCCTCCGAGAATAGCAAGATCCTGCAATCAGTGAAAGTGGGAAAATATACAGAG TGGTTTCATGATGTCCCTGATAATGAGGTCTCAAATACATGTGAAGATGCACTTAACCTCCTATGCAGCACCTTTGGATGTCAG ATAGAAGAGATAATCTTACCAGAGCTTGAGGAGATGCGTACAGCCCATCTTGTCTCTATTGGCTCAGAAGCATTCTCCGACATGAATGCTCATTACCAAGCAGG GAAGCGAACTGAAATGACCTTAGATACTCGAGCAAGTTTGGCACTTTTCAAGTCATTCACTTCAGCAGATTATGTTGCTTCTCAATGTCTGAG GAGAAGGATAATGTACTATCACATGGAAGCTTTCAAGAAGGTTGACGTCATAGCAACCCCTACAACCGG CATGACCGCGCCAAAAATACCACCAAGTGCTCTGAAAGGAGAGTCTGATTATGTTGTATCAG CCAAGCTGATGCAATTCATTTTTGCCGGGAACCTTCTTGGCTTGCCTGCCATTAGTGTTCCT GTTGGTCATGACAAGCAAGGCCTTCCTATCGGCTTGCAACTGATAGGCCGTCCGTGGGGCGAGGCTAGCTTATTGAGGGTGGCTTTGGCAGTAGAG GAGCTCTGCCTGAAGAGAAGAAATCGGCCATCGACATTTTACGACATCCTGAAGACCTGA